From Solanum lycopersicum chromosome 8, SLM_r2.1, the proteins below share one genomic window:
- the LOC101246361 gene encoding probable methyltransferase PMT20, translating to MKHKDGKTHQSDKSSWKVTVPLTVVVLCGLFFYLGGIFCSERERYVAEPVNKAVDTPTGTATVPVQIKAVSFPECSAEYQDYTPCTDPKRWHKYGRHRLAFLERHCPPSFERQECLVPPPDGYKSPIRWPKSKNECWYRNVPYDWINKQKSNQHWLKKEGEKFLFPGGGTMFPNGVGAYVDLMQDLIPQMKDGTIRTAIDTGCGVASWGGDLLDRGILTVSLAPRDNHQAQVQFALERGIPAILGIISTQRLPFPSNSFDMAHCSRCLIPWTEFGGVYLLEVHRILRPGGFWVLSGPPVNYQRRWRGWNTTIEEQKSDYDKLQELLTSMCFKLFNKKDDIAVWRKLSDNSCYKKLDNPDNYPSKCDDGTEPDSAWYTPLRPCVVVPNPAAKKVKLDALPKWPERLHTAPERVSDVRGGSAGSFKHDDGKWKARAKHYKKLLPALGTDKIRNVMDMNTFYGGFAAAVIDDPLWVMNVVSSYAPNTLSVVYDRGLIGTIHDWCEAFSTYPRTYDLLHLDGLFSAESHRCEMKYVLLEMDRILRPNGYAIIRESSYFVDTIATMAKGMRWSCRKEETEYGVEKEKILICQKKLWYSKQNS from the exons ATGAAGCACAAAGATGGAAAAACTCATCAATCGGATAAAAGTTCATGGAAAGTCACAGTTCCATTAACAGTTGTGGTGCTGTGTGGGCTTTTTTTCTACCTTGGAGGTATTTTTTGCTCTGAAAGGGAGAGATATGTAGCTGAGCCTGTTAACAAGGCTGTTGACACTCCCACGGGAACTGCTACTGTACCTGTCCAGATCAAAGCTGTTTCTTTTCCTGAATGTAGTGCTGAGTATCAGGACTATACTCCATGCACAGATCCAAAG AGATGGCACAAGTATGGTCGCCATCGTCTTGCTTTCTTGGAACGGCATTGCCCTCCTAGTTTTGAAAGACAGGAATGCTTGGTACCCCCACCAGATGGCTATAAATCGCCTATTAGATGGCCAAAGAGCAAAAATGAGTGTTGGTACAG GAATGTTCCATATGATTGGATTAACAAACAAAAGTCCAATCAACATTGGCTTAAAAAAGAAGGGGAGAAGTTTCTCTTTCCTGGTGGTGGTACAATGTTTCCTAATGGAGTTGGTGCCTATGTTGATTTGATGCAAGATTTGATTCCGCAAATGAAAGATGGGACAATCCGAACTGCCATTGATACTGGATGTGGG GTAGCAAGCTGGGGAGGTGATTTACTGGATCGTGGAATTTTGACAGTCTCTCTTGCCCCAAGGGACAATCACCAGGCTCAGGTTCAGTTTGCTCTGGAACGTGGAATTCCTGCAATTCTGGGCATCATTTCTACTCAGCGTCTTCCTTTCCCTTCAAACTCCTTTGATATGGCTCATTGTTCAAGATGCCTAATTCCATGGACCGAGTTCG GTGGAGTTTACCTTCTTGAGGTACATCGTATACTCCGACCTGGCGGTTTTTGGGTCCTCTCTGGTCCTCCAGTGAACTATCAACGTCGTTGGAGAGGATGGAATACCACTATTGAGGAGCAAAAATCAGATTACGATAAGTTACAAGAACTACTAACTTCAATGTGCTTCAAATTATTCAACAAGAAGGACGACATTGCTGTGTGGCGGAAGCTGTCTGACAATAGCTGCTATAAGAAGCTTGATAATCCTGACAACTATCCCTCAAAATGTGATGATGGTACTGAACCTGATTCAGCGTGGTACACCCCTCTTCGTCCTTGTGTAGTTGTTCCAAATCCAGCTGCTAAGAAAGTCAAGTTGGATGCCCTCCCCAAGTGGCCAGAAAGATTGCACACTGCTCCTGAACGCGTTTCTGATGTTCGTGGAGGTAGTGCTGGTTCCTTCAAGCATGATGATGGTAAATGGAAGGCTCGGGCAAAACACTACAAGAAGTTGCTCCCTGCACTTGGGACTGACAAGATCAGAAATGTAATGGACATGAACACCTTTTATGGAGGTTTCGCTGCTGCTGTGATCGATGATCCGTTGTGGGTCATGAATGTGGTTTCATCTTACGCACCGAATACACTTTCTGTGGTCTACGATAGGGGTCTTATTGGAACAATTCATGACTG GTGTGAGGCTTTCTCAACATATCCTCGGACATACGATCTTCTGCATCTTGATGGCCTCTTCTCTGCCGAAAGTCATAG ATGTGAAATGAAATATGTTCTTCTGGAAATGGATCGTATTTTACGGCCCAACGGTTATGCTATAATCCGAGAATCCAGCTATTTCGTAGACACTATTGCTACTATGGCTAAGGGGATGAGATGGAGCTGTCGTAAGGAAGAAACAGAATACGGCGTAGAGAAGGAGAAGATATTGATTTGCCAGAAGAAGTTATGGTATTCAAAGCAAAATTCATGA